The Thunnus thynnus chromosome 1, fThuThy2.1, whole genome shotgun sequence nucleotide sequence AATTCTCGAATACATCTTTGCACAGAACAAGATTaaactgtagattttgtccctaATCTCTTACGGTGTAGTCGCATTCTGAAAAAATAGCTTCAGGGTCTGTCTGGTGAGTAGAAATGATTCCAACGACCAAGATCCATTTCCATTTTGCAtgtcagtattgtattaagatagAGTTTAAAAAACCCAAATCTATCCTTTAACCTCTGAAGTGAAGCTGGTGAAACTGGTTCATGCAGAAACTGTATGTAATGCAGCTCTCTGGATacgtgtactgtatgtgtctgttaaACTTGCACATTACCATGTCTGCTTAAAGCACTTTTGCATTCTCTACTACTGCTCACACTGGGCCATGGCAACCTTAGATGGCTGCCTAACTTTAATAGTCAAAAGACATGCGAAGAAAGATCTCTGCATTCACACCCTTGTTAGAGGTTGCTTAACTTATTTTCCAAGCAGCACATTCAGATTCTTTTAATTAAAAGCATTCGACCCACACCTCCGAGGTGGCCAAGATTCTGACGTATTGATTTATCTAAGAATGATGAAGTCCATGCATCAAACCCATCTGTGTAATAAATTTgccattttgttattttgtaaaatCAATACACCAATGAGTTTGTAAAAAATTCAAtgatgatcaaaataaaatCGCATACTCTAATAATCTACCAATTCagagaaaaaatgagaaatggagagtgtgtgtgtttatgctaCATGGAAATAGTTTTGATGGTCCTGGACCATATATAATCTGGCACAATATTACTGTAACATTGTGATATCCATTAGCTGTCTAAAAATTCTTTTATTCATGAACACACGTGGCAGAGCAGAGCAAAAATGGCCGACTGCATTTTGCACAAACAGTCTGTGAATACCGGTGAGCAGGTTTTGGACTATAGTTTGGATTCCTGCTATGCAGATTTACTGCAGCAAGTGTTATTTTGTTCTTCAGCCACAGGTAGAGTTACATGGTAAGTATGGAACTACAACAAACATCACTGCAAGGAGAaaactgtttttgcatgtgtgtctgtaaatgCTCCACTGTAGTTATAACAAATTGTCAGACATTTCTTGGCTGGAGTGGATCTTATGCAAGGCGAAGGGGAAGTCTGAATAGCAGACTCATATGCacctgtttttgaaaaaaatacatccaGGGCATCTATATCTTGCAGCATGAACCTTGAGTTGTCAAATAAGTCTGGGGTCTGAACATCGGTGTGCATAGTTTTGGTATTAACGCCTCATTATACGCACTTAACTAAGCTGTCCTCTGTTGCAGCTGACACATTTCTAATCAACTTGAAATGCACTGAATTACAACTGCAAACAGAGATTAACAAAGTAATTTCAAATAGTTTGTATATAATCCACTCACCAGTCCATCACAGGTACTTATTGCTGCGTTCCCTTTAACAGTGTTCTCATCCCACACTTCCCCTAAGAAATGGCACTGGGAAGATCCAGGAGGTTGGATCTTGGCCCCATCCAGGCCACCGTACCTCCTTTCCGTCAGGAAGCCTGGAGCGAGCAGGTGTGGGTTGAGAGTGAGGTTAAAGTACAGACTGTGTCCGCCATGCCACAACTGGTAGAAGACACGATCTAAGTCCACTGGTTCCTCTGAGGCTTCCCGGCGCTGTACACGGCGAGCATGATGAGACAGGAAGTTGGACAGGAAGTGACCTCTGGCATCCACTCTACTGGGGTGAACCACTTCATACATAGGCAGATCCTGCAGAAATCTCTCTGTCAGAGCCATGGTGGGAAGAGAAGATGTAAAAGAAGATGGGTTATTAAATCATGGGACAGAGGAGgataattaaataatgaattggctgttaaactgtaaacaaaactgGGGAAATTCTTAACAAACCCATCcgtcatttttatgtttgaataCAGCTGCAGTGTATACGGTGTCTGTTAGGGTAACGGTAATACAGCTTCAAACTGGATTCTTGTCTACTTtcctctttttactttttactctgTCTCATGTGCAGCAGGATTGATAACGTTGGTGGAACTCATCCCTTTGATAAAAACAATACTACTTAATTTCCTGTGATTTGAAGTAGCTGAATCAGCAGCATGAAAGGCAGCGTGAGAAAGATACACTTTTGTGAGAAAGAGTgaagaaaatgtgtcttaagaGGAGGAATTATAGCAGTCTATAATCCATACATACATCTCCACTGTTTTGTTCAGAGGAAATTAAGTCTTGTACAACATTACACATCTGTTCAATTTAGTTCAACACTCTGAAGAATCCACGTTTTGGATCAGTATGAACATTCAGTACACCTACGCACAGAGGAAAAAATTTGATGTGTGTCTTGCACTTAAGTGCCATTTGTGAACCATGTGTGGTACCAAAATACACAGAAAGAACAAAGGATggtgctgcagcagcagtttcaggATGTGACTCTCATGTAATCATGAAGACAGTTTTGCCTTTTATCCAACATCAAGATGTTTAATGCAATAACCAGAATATATTCTATTATATTGCAAAGTAAAATCATGTTTTAGGGCTCATTTTCTATgtgaatttttatattaatataatatttgcacataaagaaaacacagtatTAATGGCCAATGGCCAGTATTGTGGCCAATATGagtctgccaaaaaaaaaaaaatcacaataatattagaTGTCCAAACAACAGCTGTTTCACGATAATGTCTCATTTACTCTACATGGCTCATAGTATAAATAAGCAATCCTTGTTGCATAATAATTTCCAGACATGCTGCCATTGTGTAATTTGTCAGGAAGCAAAGACCTGCTCCTTAATCCACACAAATGCCGTCATTAGCTTCACGTCAATCACGGACAATGAGCGGAATGCAAAcaatgatttaatgattttatgacaAGGTAAGATGAGGTCTCTCTGCATTCGGCATTGCACAGGACTATCGGCAGAAATATTTTCAAGAATACATCAGTGCACAAagatcagaaaaacaaactctcaTGTTTTCAAGTTTTTAGTTACACCCATTAGTCAGGGGTCATGAGTCTTAATTCAACCTTCAACAAAGGGTAGTATTCCTAAaaaggatttgatttattgCAAAGAAAATTGATACCATCACTCAATCAGCACGACTGGCTttcattgtgtgtattttacatgAAGATCCAGGTCCAGAGcatttcaacatttctaaatatttcCCAAGTAAAACCTAACCTTGTAGGGTTATGTGGCCTTGATGGAGCTGAGAGTTTTCTAGTTGCATATGTGAGGAGTCTTTTTCTGAAAGGATTTCATAACATGTAAATGATTTTCTCTCATCTACAATGATTCCTGTtagtgttttaaaacaaaatacacataattatttttgaatTGATTAGTAGTGCTGccactaacaattattttcattatcaactaatctgctgattaatttgtcaattaattgattaatcatcaATTAAAACTCActaaaacatcataaaacaggGAACATGTCCAGCACAGTATCTTAGAGCACGAGGTGATGTCaccaaatgtcttgttttgtcaaacaaactgtccaaaacccccaaaggcagcaaattctcacattcgAGAACCTAGAGCTATCATGTTaggtgtttttgcttgaaaaaaatgacttaaatgataaactgatgatcaaaatagtttcagattaattttctttcaatgaactaatcaattaaccaaCTACTTGTTGCACATCTTGTGATCAGGTTCCTATTAAAGCACTTCAAATATAAGTTGTCAAATGAATATGGTATTAAGATGGCTGCTCCCCCTTTCCACATTTACTTCTGTAACTTAATTAATATGGTTATGCAAgtaaaaaatcaaacaaaaacccTCACAGATCCTCCAAAGTTGTCATCATGAGGAAGCCTGTGTTGtaatgtttttctattttggGTTCTTgatagtttaaaaataaaatttgggaTTCCAGCGCCAACATTTATCACCTGAAACTGATAGTATTTGGGGGGGTTGCCTCCCCTCAGTGACATATCCTTGCCTACACTGCCTGAAAGTGCTTAGTTTTTCCTCTCAAGTGCACACAGCTGATTTACACCGGATGAGACAGAGTGCATCCAGACTCCTTGTTCTGCTTGTTTCTCCAGTCTCAAGAGAGCCCTAACTTGTTACATCCAAGCAATGAACTAAAAGGAAAGACTGTGATGATGAAAGTGCAGAGTGTATTCAACAATACATGAGAAGATAAATCCACTTATATGATGATAACCATTGGGCCTGACAGCTGAAGAGCTGTTTGTCTTAGCAAACTAGAATAGAAACCTACTCCATTATGAGAATAATAATCACATCCTGCAGATTACCAAAGTGAAATTCTGTTTCCTGCCCTTCACTGATGAGGTCAGGGGTCAGTGTCAGCAGCACCACTATGCTGGGATTCTTCgctttgctcaagggcactttAGAAGGGCAGATGGGACTTGAACCTCTGATGATTCAATGGAAAGAAGGTCTCTCCAGCTCCCAGACCAAGCTGCAAAACCTTGGACTTAATTGCTACAGTCAGCCCAGAACTCTGTAAACACAAGTCACAGCTGGCCTGCCCTCCACCGTGAGGACTGCTGGCTGAATTAGATGCGCTGTGGAGCAAATGTGCACAAGAAAAGCGGCCACAATACCAGAGAACGCGGCAAAATACGGACGGATCCTTGAATTCAAATGTGTTAAAGACTTTGTTTTCAAGCTCGACTAACCTGTTTCATGTGATAATCCAAACGTTTTGCAGCTTTCCAGGACCGTCAGAAGTGCGATGCAGAAGTGAATGAAAGAAGCTCCGTGAAGCCCGCAGTCAAAACGGGTCATTTTGTCAGGACGGTAGCCTATagttaataaacatttaatgcCTTTCTAACACCGAGTcgattttaatttcaaattatttCCATTTGGGCTGGATGCACTTTTCGCTTTGTTGCGGCCACTTAAACTGTGACAGTCCCAGTAAACTTCTCCAATTTAGGCCTGAACATCGTTTGCCTCCACGGGGCGGTTTTGTTGCATTCTCAGTCTTTTTGGCTTGTTTGTATTTCGGTGTTAATGTTTGCTTACGAGTAGCTGTCCCCTCTGTGCTCCATCAGTCTTCTCCCGACAGCCAGTGACAGCTTTAAAACTTTCCCCTGCAAACTTTCGCAGAGCCACCCCCACAGATGGGTGGACTTAAGACAATAGGCTATCTTTCAGTCGGACTAGGGGCTTAAAGGGGAATGCTACTCCAAGAAATCGGATATAGCGCTGCGATCCAATTGACAGTCGCATCCAAAACTGAGGTCTTTTGGGTTCTAGATGGGTCAGACGAGGACCAGTTTTGATATTGTTGCCTTCACTCGGAAGGCAGAGAAATGATTACagatcagatgttttgttttgtgcaatACTACATCTCTGCTtacagaacaaataaacaagtcCTCTCcaggggagagagtgagacaaaaCCTTCACAAAGTCATGCACGAAACTGTGTTCAAGGGCATTAAGTTCAGTGAGGTTCGTGATGTGAGAAATCTTTGGAAACTTGAACTGCATGCAGTCATCTAAACACAATGTCTTAAACTTATGATGGTTTTAAccgatctctctctctctctctctctctcttttttaaaggTTGTTCAATTAGCGGTTTGCATAATATGAATCACACTTCAAAAACTATAATCAAGTCTATTGAGAACATCCACATGGACGCTAAACGGAACATGACTGTTTTACCTTATCTATCCAAGCTTAGTGCCCCCTCTAGTGGGAGAATGGAGGCACTGTGGACCACTGATGTTTGGGTGATGCATGAGCATCCTATATGAGTTTAGATGCACATCGATTCTGATATGTTACAATAGTCTTAATTTCTTATAAAGATGCGAGTAGTTTTGTGGCACACACACTTAAACGCACACTGTTCTTTGTGATGATGCTTATAAACATGGAAGAGAATGACTATATTTTACTGCCAAACTGAAATAAGGTGCACATATAGCAGTGTAAAGGGGAtgaaaatgtagtttaatgTAGTCTGCCTTGAGTTTGACCTTTATATGTCtgaaaaattcaaaaacagTCAGTATTTTCCACTTTTAATCGTTTTAATTCTGTCGCCTGGTCTTAGCGTTTCATTCTTTCTCtaccttttccttttttattagTAGTGCTCACATTTTTCTCATAATGTTTGATGCTTTGTCACATCTTAATTCCtatattttaattgaattatTATGATGAAAGGTCATAAATGACTCCAATGGATGCATTTTACGCACGCCTTACGCACGGTACATTATGTCGCAGGCTGAATGAGTTGTCTGGTTGGGaaagataaatataaattcaTGTGAAGCCCCAACAATAAACCAGACTCCTGGGTTTGCTGCTGGATTCGGGATGCTTTAAGCGTATGTCTCATCCGACCAATAGTGGCTCAGCAGCGGAGCGACACACTTGTATAAAAGCACAACCTGAGCCAGCTGTCATTCTCAGAGGTGTGATGAAGACGACAATTCATGATTGTTCATTGAAAGGAGATAAATAGCTTCGACACTTTGGCATGGGGTGTCCGGGTTGTATTTTCGTCTAACCTGTGCGCGCAGTAGGAAGCCTAGTCTCCAACTTTAAAGATGGATGAAATATTTAACCACAGTGGAGCAGTGAACCGAAGTTCGCCCGGCGATGAGAAGTTCAGTTTCGAAGACATCGATGTCGGCGCAGACGGCACCCCCATCCTGAGGATACTCATCTCTGTGGTGTACTCTGTGGTTTGCGCAGTGGGTTTGGTGGGGAACTTGCTCGTCTTTTTCCTCATGAGGTTACGACAAGGTCGAAAGAGGTCCACCATCAATTTTTTCATCATCAACTTGGCAATAACGGACTTCCAGTTCGTGCTCACTTTGCCCTTCTGGGCTGTGGACACCGCGCTGGACTTCAGTTGGCCGTTTGGAGACGCCATGTGCAAAATCATCCTCTCAGTCACCGTGATGAACATGTATGCAAGCGTCTTTTTTCTCACTGCCATGAGTGTTACTCGTTACTTGTCTGTCGCCTCTGCTCTGAAGAAAAAATCTTACAGAAGGTCACGGTGTGTGAAGTGGGTTTGCGCGGTGCTGTGGGTGGCGGCAACCGTCGCCACAGCTCCAACAACTATCTTCTCCACTGTAACGGTGGTCGCTGGAGAAAAACTCTGTCTCCTCAAGTTCCCAGAGGGGCACGACTGGCTCGCCCTCTATCATATCCAGAAAATCTTGATAGCTTTTATCATCCCTATGTTCATAGTCTCTGTCAACTATCTGATGCTTCTGCG carries:
- the rxfp3.3a2 gene encoding relaxin-3 receptor 1; protein product: MDEIFNHSGAVNRSSPGDEKFSFEDIDVGADGTPILRILISVVYSVVCAVGLVGNLLVFFLMRLRQGRKRSTINFFIINLAITDFQFVLTLPFWAVDTALDFSWPFGDAMCKIILSVTVMNMYASVFFLTAMSVTRYLSVASALKKKSYRRSRCVKWVCAVLWVAATVATAPTTIFSTVTVVAGEKLCLLKFPEGHDWLALYHIQKILIAFIIPMFIVSVNYLMLLRFVRRRSMDSSNPKRRSRVTKSVAIVVLSFFCCWMPNHAITFWGVLVKFNAVNWDKSYYMVHTYVFPVTVCLAHANSCLNPVLYCLMRPEIRKMLSGLFWRVSTPSTNKGCATRSFTQGETQGVVPLQIMDNGEYTLSIIDRKGLSSSKKIIHA